In one window of Clavelina lepadiformis chromosome 4, kaClaLepa1.1, whole genome shotgun sequence DNA:
- the LOC143453378 gene encoding uncharacterized protein LOC143453378, with protein sequence MSNKQKLLQLISLLQEALSEQDVKSLAKELQQKRCFKNIFKNINKSQQSAIKILVNALQKTDVKHWTKYFLEAIKNLGKPVLRDVIEEFFCSEKQSLSWIISHFEHLKASRNVFCGIEFIIENFPGTKNSSFKKRLALVHYVAISDEDSKTVEFIVTQLQKNLHSSSVEKVDTLQSKSKKQQPLGGLKDMFISTLTTDQCINIAKTLESHKHLTNRELKQIEKYSKKKHQILEIYTKFLEVTSKNASAECLGCFVTAIHSVSDGNELLARAVETFLKGSCPALAWLVLYWKKLHQHYATIKTFACKSITLTEEFSKSGDMWLCHIMYRVTKANQKSVSAFMQEVHRLLDETLSRYDRDSSEDVDSDMDSEESLVSGENVVKTQSKFREHSSSDSDDHNATLDDDGDVSVLQK encoded by the exons ATGAGCAACAAACAGAAGTTGCTGCAGCTGATTTCATTATTACAAGAAGCTCTCTCTGAGCAAGATGTGAAGTCTCTAGCTAAAGAGTTGCAACaaaaaagatgttttaaaa atatatttaaaaatataaacaaatctCAGCAAAGTGCTATTAAAATATTGGTGAATGCACTGCAAAAGACAGATGTGAAACATTGGACAAAGTATTTTCTAGAGGCTATTAAAAACCTGG GTAAACCAGTCCTCCGAGATGTCATTGAAGAGTTCTTTTGTTCAGAAAAGCAGTCACTCAGCTGGATTATTAGTCATTTTGAGCATTTGAAGGCGTccagaaatgttttttgtggcatCGAATTTATTATTGAAAA TTTTCCAGGTACAAAAAACAGTAGTTTCAAAAAAAGATTGGCTTTGGTCCATTATGTAGCAATTTCTGATGAAGATAGTAAAACTGTTGAATTTATAGTTACACAGCTacaaaaaaacttgcattcaTCTTCAGTAGAAAAG GTTGACACTTTACAATCCAAATCAAAGAAACAACAACCTTTAGGAGGTTTAAAGGACATGTTTATTTCAACGCTAACCACTGATCAATGCATAAACATAGCAAAAACTCTTGAATCTCACAAACACCTTACAAATC GTGAACTAAAACAAATCGAAAAAtattcaaagaaaaaacaccAGATTCTAGAGATATACACAAAGTTTTTGGAAGTAACTTCGAAGAATGCTTCTGCAGAGTGTCTTGGCTGTTTTGTGACTGCTATACATTCTG TTTCAGATGGAAACGAGTTATTAGCAAGAGCAGTAGAAACTTTTCTCAAAGGGAGCTGTCCTGCACTCGCTTGGCTCGTACTTTACTGGAAAAAGCTCCACCAGCATTATGCAACTATAAAGACCTTTGCCTGTAAAAGCATAACTTTAACAGAAGAATT CTCGAAAAGCGGAGACATGTGGCTGTGTCATATCATGTACAGAGTGACGAAGGcaaatcaaaaaagtgtttCTGCATTTATGCAAGAAGTGCACAGACTTCTTGACGAAACTTTAAGTCGGTATGATCGTGATTCATCTGAAGATGTTGACAGTGACATGGATTCAGAAGAGAGTTTAGTTAGTGGtgaaaatgttgttaaaaCACAATCTAAATTTAGAGAGCATAGCTCTTCAGATTCAGACGATCATAATGCCACACTTGATGATGATGGCGATGTAAGTGTGctgcaaaaataa
- the LOC143453114 gene encoding uncharacterized protein LOC143453114 isoform X1, protein MIRHRTVTKDTSDVKDVTITPAEKQHLSEIQSLIQDSMRETFAFNVKYSVKTAHFQILAAILSYILVTLVFNLLKISLRWHIVVPLTIGFFFVFSSLWCFIGDLFPVSSSAKYMENLNSWENFSKEYNNNPAHFWVAVTSENEVVGTIAVTIPVDDRFDSPDVMKMCSNPLQLHHMTVKRNFRGQEIGYTLLQHVMKFAKEQSFKENSVDGLVLATGYPVAVKFYEKNGFKHAEKCSCYYIGGLLKVTVFTMAYTF, encoded by the exons ATGATTCGTCATCGGACTGTTACTAAGGATACGAGTGATGTGAAAGACGTCACTATTACACCTGCAGAGAAACAACATCTATCAGAAATTCAATCTCTGATACAAGACAGCATGAGGGAAACATTTGCTTTCAATGTTAAATATTCTGTTAAAACTGCCCATTTTcag ATTCTGGCTGCAATACTTTCGTATATTCTGGTGACATTGGTTTTCAATTTGCTCAAAATTAGTTTACGTTGGCATATTGTCGTACCTTTGACAATTGGATTCTTTTTCGTCTTTTCTTCATTATGGTGTTTTATTG GTGACTTATTTCCGGTTTCTTCAAGTGCAAAGTATATGGAAAACTTGAATTCATGGGAAAATTTCAGCAAAGAGTATAACAACAACCCAGCTCATTTTTGGGTCGCTGTCACCAGTGAAAATGAAGTTGTAGGAACCATTGCTGTAACCATTCCTGTGGACGACAGGTTTGACAGCCCAGATGTTATGAAAATGTGCAGCAATCCTCTTCAGCTACAT CACATGACagtgaaaagaaattttcggGGACAAGAAATAGGCTATACTTTGCTGCAGCATGTAATGAAGTTTGCTAaagaacaaagttttaaagaaaactcGGTTGATGGCTTGGTACTCGCAACAGGTTATCCAGTGGCTGTCAAGTTCTATgaaaaaaatggttttaaacATGCAGAAAAATGTTCTTGTTATTATATCGGAGGTTTACTGAAAGTAACTGTTTTCACAATGGCCTATAccttttga
- the LOC143453114 gene encoding uncharacterized protein LOC143453114 isoform X2, whose amino-acid sequence MIRHRTVTKDTSDVKDVTITPAEKQHLSEIQSLIQDSMRETFAFNVKYSVKTAHFQILAAILSYILVTLVFNLLKISLRWHIVVPLTIGFFFVFSSLWCFIGDLFPVSSSAKYMENLNSWENFSKEYNNNPAHFWVAVTSENEVVGTIAVTIPVDDST is encoded by the exons ATGATTCGTCATCGGACTGTTACTAAGGATACGAGTGATGTGAAAGACGTCACTATTACACCTGCAGAGAAACAACATCTATCAGAAATTCAATCTCTGATACAAGACAGCATGAGGGAAACATTTGCTTTCAATGTTAAATATTCTGTTAAAACTGCCCATTTTcag ATTCTGGCTGCAATACTTTCGTATATTCTGGTGACATTGGTTTTCAATTTGCTCAAAATTAGTTTACGTTGGCATATTGTCGTACCTTTGACAATTGGATTCTTTTTCGTCTTTTCTTCATTATGGTGTTTTATTG GTGACTTATTTCCGGTTTCTTCAAGTGCAAAGTATATGGAAAACTTGAATTCATGGGAAAATTTCAGCAAAGAGTATAACAACAACCCAGCTCATTTTTGGGTCGCTGTCACCAGTGAAAATGAAGTTGTAGGAACCATTGCTGTAACCATTCCTGTGGACGACAG CACATGA
- the LOC143452653 gene encoding cytochrome P450 3A31-like, which produces MISPLDVLSIETWMLLVTALLLLKFYIYRKWQVLKNLNIPHEPPSILGLGNLASMFDNVDGIFNQDIIRKKQYGNVYGSYTGLQARIVVCDPEIIKQIYIKEFSNFRDRQITFSKVKYINAALTASRGDHWKRMRNSLTPAFSASKLKEMVRIVEQCVHHMTSALHKSVQNDDGRFDVKETFGELSLDAVCSAAFSVNVHSNSPGAAATGRKVVEMSKEIFNFEIFKNPLILIFMLFPWTENIAEKLNYSIFPKKPITFFHRLTLSLIDRLSHSSDQKRVDIMQSMLEAEISEDEAKNGKAKGLTKQEITANAILMLIAGFETTANALTYLTYNLATHKHVQEKLTEEIEETLKEYGELSYEALNSMKYLTMCLNESLRLYPVIARNSRYCENDITINGVQIPKGVHVDIPTYGLSHDEEYWDEPFKFHPERMEDMSKIDPMVFQPFGGGPRNCIGMRFAIMEIKMAICKTLKEFELDVCEDTPIPPLQQTFKSSLIPKERVFLKVVPREGIVNTE; this is translated from the exons ATGATTTCTCCGTTGGATGTCTTGTCCATTGAAACATGGATGCTCTTGGTAACGGCCTTACTCTTGCTCAA GTTTTATATTTACCGAAAGTGGCAAGTTTTAAAGAATCTCAATATTCCCCATGAACCACCGTCAATCTTGGGCTTGGGAAACCTAGCTTCAATGTTCGATAATGTTGATGGC ATATTCAATCAAGATATTATTAGAAAAAAGCAATATGGCAACGTTTACGG TTCTTATACCGGACTACAAGCACGAATCGTTGTTTGTGATCCGGAAATTATTAAACAGATTTACATAAAAGAATTTTCTAACTTTAGAGACCGGCAG ATAACgttttcaaaagtaaaatacATAAACGCAGCGCTTACGGCGTCGAGAGGAGACCATTGGAAACGCATGAG GAACTCTTTAACACCAGCTTTTTCTGCGTCGAAGCTCAAAGAAATGGTTAGAATAGTGGAGCAATGTGTACATCACATGACTTCTGCTCTGCACAAGAGTGTGCAAAACGATGACGGAAGATTTGACGTCAAAGA AACGTTTGGAGAACTGTCATTAGATGCTGTATGTTCGGCGGCTTTTAGTGTAAATGTTCATTCCAAT AGTCCTGGTGCAGCGGCAACGGGCAGAAAGGTAGTTGAAATGTCCAAAGAgatatttaattttgaaattttcaagaaTCCTCTTATCTTGATTTTTA TGTTGTTCCCATGGACAGAAAACATTGCTgagaaattaaattattcGATCTTCCCTAAAAAACCGATCACGTTCTTTCACCGTTTGACTCTCTCGCTCATTGATAGACTATCACACTCCTCAGATCAAAAG AGAGTTGACATTATGCAGTCAATGTTGGAGGCCGAAATTTCTGAAGATGAAGCTAAAAACGGAAAAGCAAAAG GTTTGACCAAACAGGAAATAACTGCAAATGCAATTCTTATGTTGATTGCGGGATTTGAAACAACGGCAAACGCCTTAACTTACCTCACTTATAATCTGGCAACTCACAAACATGTGCAAGAGAAATTGACCGAAGAAATTGAAGAGACACTAAAAGAATAC gGTGAATTGAGCTACGAAGCCCTAAACTCTATGAAGTACTTGACGATGTGCTTAAATGAATCGCTTCGACTTTATCCTGTTATAGCAAG aAATTCCCGCTACTGCGAAAACGATATAACTATAAACGGGGTTCAGATTCCAAAAGGTGTACATGTTGATATACCTACCTATGGTTTAAGCCATGACGAAGAATACTGGGACGAACCATTCAAATTTCATCCCGAAAG GATGGAAGATATGAGTAAGATTGATCCCATGGTTTTCCAGCCATTTGGAGGAGGACCCCGTAACTGCATCGGGATGAGATTTGCAATTATGGAGATAAAGATGGCGATCTGTAAGACCCTTAAGGAATTCGAACTTGACGTCTGTGAAGACACGCCG ATCCCTCCACTTCAGCAAACGTTCAAATCCAGCCTGATCCCCAAAGAAAGGGTTTTCCTCAAGGTGGTCCCTCGTGAAGGCATTGTAAATACGGAGTAA